Proteins encoded by one window of Thermus caldifontis:
- a CDS encoding SPOR domain-containing protein, with the protein MRWLRENWLDFLIFLLIALVAAGIVLYLTGINPFARSKVDTSLQPGPSVTSSPAPSSVPPSQVAPAPQLPPSETKPPEPVVTVLPLPQAPVEPKPAPQEPRAASPGGSPAGIAPPSAPAAGGTYRVAVGAFANPENAARLRQELVQKGYPARLEPAGNLTRVVVGPYATEAEARRVAEALASYGAQVYRGQGAPPPASGTLYLQVGAFQKEENALALAGKLKEMGLPVVLVKDGVYRVRVGPVAEEEKEALKAKVQALGLEALEVR; encoded by the coding sequence ATGCGCTGGCTACGTGAGAACTGGTTGGACTTCCTCATCTTTCTCCTCATCGCCTTGGTGGCGGCGGGTATTGTCCTTTACCTGACCGGAATCAACCCCTTTGCTCGGTCCAAGGTGGACACCTCCCTCCAGCCCGGGCCTTCGGTGACCTCCTCGCCTGCCCCCTCCTCGGTTCCACCTTCCCAGGTGGCGCCTGCCCCTCAGCTTCCCCCCTCCGAGACCAAGCCTCCTGAACCCGTGGTTACCGTGCTTCCCCTACCTCAGGCTCCGGTGGAGCCTAAACCCGCACCCCAGGAACCACGCGCCGCTTCGCCTGGGGGCTCGCCGGCAGGCATCGCCCCCCCTTCCGCGCCCGCGGCAGGGGGAACGTACCGGGTGGCGGTGGGGGCCTTCGCCAACCCGGAAAACGCCGCCAGGCTTCGCCAGGAGCTGGTCCAGAAGGGTTACCCGGCCCGCTTGGAGCCAGCGGGGAACCTGACCCGGGTGGTGGTGGGTCCGTATGCCACCGAGGCGGAAGCGCGCCGGGTGGCGGAGGCTTTGGCCTCGTATGGCGCCCAGGTGTACCGGGGCCAAGGGGCACCCCCGCCCGCCTCAGGCACCCTTTACCTACAGGTGGGGGCTTTCCAGAAGGAGGAAAACGCCTTGGCCCTGGCGGGGAAGCTTAAGGAGATGGGCCTACCGGTGGTCTTGGTGAAGGATGGGGTTTACCGGGTCCGCGTCGGCCCGGTGGCCGAGGAGGAGAAGGAGGCCCTTAAGGCCAAGGTGCAGGCCTTGGGCCTCGAGGCCCTGGAGGTGCGATGA
- a CDS encoding redox-sensing transcriptional repressor Rex: MKVPSAAISRLVTYLRILEELEAKGIHRTSSEQLAEEAQVTAFQVRKDLSYFGSYGTRGVGYTVPVLKRELRHILGLNRKWGLCIVGMGRLGSALADYPGFGESFELRGFFDIDPEKIGRRVGSGVVEHLDLLPQRVPGRIEIALLTVPREAAQEAANRLVAAGIKGILNFAPTVLEVPKEVAVENVDFLAGLTRLSFAILNPKWREEMMG; this comes from the coding sequence ATGAAGGTACCCAGCGCCGCCATTAGCCGTTTGGTGACCTATTTGCGTATTCTGGAGGAACTGGAGGCCAAGGGGATCCACCGCACCAGCTCCGAGCAACTGGCGGAGGAGGCCCAGGTGACCGCTTTCCAGGTGCGGAAGGACCTTTCCTATTTCGGCTCTTACGGTACCCGGGGGGTGGGCTACACGGTGCCGGTGCTCAAGCGGGAGCTTCGCCATATCCTGGGCCTGAACCGTAAGTGGGGCCTCTGCATTGTGGGCATGGGCCGATTGGGAAGTGCCTTGGCCGACTACCCGGGGTTTGGGGAAAGCTTTGAGCTTAGGGGCTTTTTTGATATAGACCCCGAGAAGATCGGCCGCAGGGTGGGAAGCGGGGTGGTGGAGCACCTGGACCTTTTGCCCCAAAGGGTGCCAGGCCGCATAGAGATCGCCCTTCTCACCGTCCCCCGGGAAGCGGCCCAAGAGGCCGCCAACCGTCTGGTGGCTGCGGGGATCAAGGGCATCCTCAACTTCGCCCCCACGGTGCTGGAGGTGCCCAAGGAGGTGGCGGTGGAGAACGTGGACTTCCTGGCGGGCCTTACCCGGCTCAGTTTTGCTATACTCAATCCTAAGTGGCGTGAGGAGATGATGGGGTGA
- a CDS encoding tetratricopeptide repeat protein — MNPFSRVLPLLLGFGIAWAQVSLERADGLFKAGEYAKAALAYEEVLAQDYGRFEAHLGLGVSLFRLGRLEEARFAFDQMVRVFPDRYEGHYNLGQVQLRLGRPKEAAEAFAKAVELRPTEEAYLGWASALIQAGQAQEAAGVLRRGLTPERSPAYHLALAQALYASGARAEAAPVLYGLLNREPGLAEGWDLLARILAEEGLKERALRELDRGLKAVEGKARARLLLRKAQLSSKPEPLLREAYALDPSLWEAAYLLGQARLEAGDAKGALGYLLSAYRVSPEPQVALSLAVASLRLRDYGNAYRYADEAGPLGTFLKAQAAYALGRKEEALKLLEGMATPEAQALRGALLLELGRLEEALALLRPLYESGRDPGVGVNLAAALVALGRFGDAEVVLREVLQRAPNQAAAWYNLGLALRGLGREAEGQRALAQAAALGSKEAQALLRR, encoded by the coding sequence ATGAACCCTTTTTCCAGAGTCCTTCCCTTGCTCCTTGGGTTTGGGATAGCCTGGGCCCAGGTTTCCTTGGAGCGGGCGGATGGCCTTTTTAAGGCCGGGGAGTACGCCAAAGCCGCCTTGGCCTACGAGGAGGTTCTGGCGCAGGATTATGGCCGCTTTGAGGCCCATTTGGGCCTGGGGGTAAGCCTCTTTCGCCTGGGCCGCCTCGAGGAGGCCCGCTTCGCCTTTGACCAGATGGTGCGGGTCTTCCCCGACCGCTACGAGGGCCACTACAACCTGGGCCAAGTCCAGTTGCGCCTGGGAAGGCCCAAGGAAGCAGCGGAGGCCTTTGCCAAGGCGGTGGAACTCAGGCCCACGGAGGAAGCCTACCTGGGATGGGCCAGTGCCCTCATCCAGGCGGGCCAGGCCCAGGAGGCGGCGGGGGTCTTAAGGAGGGGGCTTACCCCAGAGCGGAGCCCGGCCTACCACCTGGCCCTGGCCCAGGCCCTGTACGCCTCGGGGGCCCGGGCGGAGGCGGCGCCGGTGCTCTATGGCCTTCTCAACCGGGAGCCTGGGCTGGCCGAGGGCTGGGACCTTTTAGCCCGCATCCTGGCGGAGGAGGGCCTGAAGGAGCGGGCCCTAAGGGAGCTGGACCGGGGTCTTAAGGCGGTGGAGGGAAAGGCCAGGGCCCGGCTCCTCCTGCGCAAGGCCCAGCTTTCCTCTAAGCCCGAGCCCCTGTTGCGGGAGGCTTATGCCCTGGATCCCTCCCTTTGGGAGGCCGCCTACCTTCTAGGGCAGGCCCGCCTCGAGGCGGGGGATGCCAAGGGAGCCTTGGGCTACCTGCTTTCCGCCTACCGGGTAAGCCCCGAGCCCCAGGTGGCCCTAAGCCTGGCAGTGGCCTCCTTGCGCTTAAGGGATTACGGAAACGCTTACCGCTATGCCGACGAGGCTGGGCCTTTAGGCACCTTCCTAAAGGCCCAAGCCGCCTATGCCTTGGGCCGGAAGGAGGAGGCCCTTAAGCTCCTGGAGGGGATGGCCACCCCGGAGGCCCAGGCCCTTAGGGGGGCGTTGCTGCTGGAATTGGGCCGCCTCGAGGAGGCCCTGGCCCTCCTCCGCCCCCTTTACGAGTCTGGCCGCGATCCAGGGGTGGGGGTCAACCTGGCGGCGGCCCTGGTGGCCTTGGGGCGGTTTGGCGATGCGGAAGTGGTCCTGAGGGAGGTGTTGCAGAGGGCGCCCAACCAGGCGGCGGCCTGGTATAACCTGGGCCTGGCCCTTAGGGGTTTAGGCCGGGAGGCGGAAGGCCAGCGGGCCTTGGCCCAGGCGGCCGCCCTGGGCTCCAAGGAGGCGCAGGCCCTCCTGCGGAGGTAG